GCGGCAGATCATCGCCGGGCTCGAGGGCGCGGATCCGTCGCAGCGGCCGCCGTTCAAGTACTTCGACAAGGGCAGCATGGCCACCATCTCGCGGTTCAGTGCGGTCGCGAAGATCGGCAGGCTCGAGATCAGCGGGTTCGTCGGCTGGGTGGCGTGGTTGTTCATCCACCTGCTGTATCTGGTGGGGTTCTCGTCGAAGGTGTCGACGCTGGTGTCGTGGGCGCAGGCCTTCCTGTCCACCGGCCGCAACGAGATGGCCGCCACCGAACAGCAGGTGTTCGCGCGGCTCGCGCTCGAGCACATGCGCGCGGCGCAACCGAGCGAGGCGGGCACCAGCGCGGACCGGGCCGCCGGTGAGGGGTCCGCGCGGGGTCGTGGGGGTGCGCAGGCCGCGGGCTGAACCGAGGACGTCCCGGGGGGCGGTCCGGTGTCGTGCCGGGCCGCCCCCGCGGTGTGAGTGGGTGTCAGTGGCCGATGCGGGCGGCGTCGGTGATGTTCGCCAGCCGCACCTGCCCCTGCGCGACCGTGCGGTCCTGCTCGTCGGTGATGACCACCCGCCACAACTGCTGGGTGCGGCCGCGGTGCACGGGGGTGCCGGTGGCGGTGAGGACCCCGTCGCGGGTGGCGCGCAGGAAGTCGGTGTTGTTGTTGACACCGACGACGTTGCCCTTGTCCCCGAGCCAGTTGGCGGCGGCGACGCTGGCGACGGACTCGATCACCGCGCAGT
This region of Rhodococcus sp. Z13 genomic DNA includes:
- a CDS encoding PaaI family thioesterase, which codes for MSDQSTSAQLQPNDLQAINAVNDTGFNSALGLEFTEIGPDLARARWTVTPSQHQPYGIVHGGVYCAVIESVASVAAANWLGDKGNVVGVNNNTDFLRATRDGVLTATGTPVHRGRTQQLWRVVITDEQDRTVAQGQVRLANITDAARIGH